A single window of Ctenopharyngodon idella isolate HZGC_01 chromosome 24, HZGC01, whole genome shotgun sequence DNA harbors:
- the tdg.2 gene encoding G/T mismatch-specific thymine DNA glycosylase isoform X3: MVSAAQFAERPMEDKIMTDLSVHQDPYLDQPQQHHQDPYLDQPHQDPYLDQPQQPHQPSVQQPALPTTPAKGKKRGRPLKSEVKEKTDAEESAKKAKRTLDRFNGMSVEEVMARKLPDVITHNLDMLIIGINPGLLSAFKGRHYPNPGNHFWKCLFLSGLTEEQLNHMHDQTLPERYGIGFTNMVERTTPGSKDLSNKEIREGGHQLLEKLQKYRPLIAVFNGKCIYETFCKEIFGVKAKNLEFGLQPYKVPETETVCYLMPSSSPRCAQFPRAQDKVHFYIKLKELRDQLKGVVKTQEIQETNYTFDVSLAKEDAKRLAIKEEQHDPEYEQNCAHGSWGEPQQAFGVHPSTDTGTYILCCVQKEYEQFYVSGACNNCQSSLDQVTDNRWTMQPFADQIPDIRCSNNNRTT, from the exons ATGGTTAGTGCCGCCCAGTTCGCCGAGAGACccatggaggacaaaatcatgaCTGATTTATCAGTGCATCAAGATCCATATCTGGATCAACCTCAACAGCACCATCAAGATCCATATCTGGATCAGCCTCATCAAGATCCATATCTGGATCAACCTCAACAGCCTCATCAACCCTCTGTCCAACAACCAG CCCTTCCGACAACTCCAgcaaaaggaaagaaaagggGAAGGCCTCTAAAAAGCGAAGTAAAGGAAAAGACGGATGCTGAAGAATCTGCCAAGAAAGCAAAGAGGACATTAGATCGGTTCAACGGCATGTCAGTGGAGGAAGTCATGGCTAGAAAGCTGCCAGACGTCATCACACATAATCTTGACATGCTGATT ATCGGCATCAATCCTGGACTGTTGTCAGCCTTCAAGGGAAGGCATTATCCAAATCCTGGGAACCATTTTT GGAAGTGCTTGTTTCTCTCCGGGCTGACTGAAGAACAGCTGAACCACATGCACGATCAGACACTACCTGAACGGTATGGAATTGGTTTCACCAATATGGTGGAGAGGACCACACCTGGGAGTAAAGACCTGTCAAA CAAAGAGATCCGTGAAGGTGGACACCAGCTTTTGGAAAAGCTCCAGAAGTACAGACCTTTAATCGCTGTGTTCAATGGAAAAT GTATTTATGAAACATTTTGCAAGGAGATTTTTGGAGTGAAGGCCAAGAACTTAGAGTTCGGATTGCAGCCCTACAAAGTGCCAGAAACGGAGACG GTTTGCTATCTGATGCCATCTTCAAGCCCACGCTGTGCCCAATTTCCTCGTGCTCAAGACAAAGTGCACTTCTACATCAAGCTAAAAGAGCTCAGGGATCAGCTGAAGGGAGTGGTGAAGACTCAGGAGATCCAAGAGACAAACTACACATTTGATGTGTCTCTGGCCAAAG AGGATGCCAAAAGATTGGCAATCAAAGAAGAGCAGCATGACCCTGAGTACGAGCAGAACTGTGCACATGGATCATGGGGGGAACCACAGCAAGCGTTTGGAGTCCATCCTTCTACAGATACAGGTACATACATATTGTGTTGTGTTCAAAAAGAATATGAACAATTTTATGTGTCCGGTGCTTGTAATAATTGTCAAAGCTCTCTAGACCAGGTAACGGACAACCGGTGGACAATGCAGCCGTTTGCAGACCAGATTCCAGACATCAGATGTAGCAACAACAACCGAACAACCTGA
- the tdg.1 gene encoding thymine DNA glycosylase, tandem duplicate 1 isoform X2 — protein sequence MANGNAGFMMEGPREDGVMQQMPVHPEDAAQQAAAAQKAPAKGKRGRPASKEPKAKGEPKAKAKPGPKPKKAKEDKEAPPVEGQEKIDETFKKVKRKVDRFKGMSEEEVMKKTLPDILIPNLDYVIIGINPGLMAAYIGRWFPGPGNHFWKCLFLSGFTEKLLNHMDDQSLPEKYGIGFTNMVERATPGSKDLSSKELREGGKILVEKIKKFKPLIAVFNGKCIYEMFCREIFGKKPKTLEFGLQPHRIPDSETALYLMPSSSARCAQFPRAQDKVHFYIKLRELRDQLKGVIKSKEVEEVKYTFDLGLAKEDAKRIAVKEEQYDPGYEAAFGGAYGEPAPEGGQSNGYCNFSTSEETAPASTAEKVPTNPNAVGQVQDGQWMTQSFADQIPDIGSSSQAQTWGV from the exons ATGGCTAATGGAAATGCTGGCTTTATGATGGAGGGACCTAGAGAGGATGGGGTCATGCAGCAGATGCCGGTACACCCAGAGGATGCCGCCCAACAGGCTGCTGCTGCACAGAAAG CACCTGCTAAAGGAAAGCGAGGAAGGCCGGCGAGCAAAGAACCCAAAGCCAAAGGTGAACCTAAAGCCAAAGCCAAACCCGGACCTAAACCCAAGAAAGCTAAGGAGGATAAGGAGGCCCCGCCTGTTGAAGGACAGGAGAAGATCGATGAAACCTTCAAGAAAGTCAAGAGGAAAGTCGATCGTTTTAAAGGCATGTCGGAGGAGGAAGTCATGAAGAAGACACTGCCTGACATCCTTATCCCCAATCTGGACTATGTCATT ATCGGAATTAATCCGGGGTTGATGGCGGCCTACATCGGAAGATGGTTCCCTGGACCAGGAAACCATTTTT GGAAGTGCCTGTTCCTGTCTGGATTCACAGAGAAGCTGCTAAATCACATGGATGATCAGAGTTTGCCTGAGAAATACGGCATCGGCTTCACAAATATGGTAGAGAGAGCGACACCAGGAAGCAAAGATCTCTCTAG CAAGGAACTTCGAGAAGGGGGTAAAATTTTAgtggaaaaaataaagaaattcaaGCCACTCATAGCAGTTTTTAACGGGAAAT GTATTTATGAAATGTTCTGTAGGGAGATATTTGGGAAAAAGCCCAAAACGCTTGAGTTTGGTCTACAGCCTCACAGAATTCCTGATTCTGAAACG GCGTTGTACCTAATGCCATCCTCCAGCGCCCGCTGTGCCCAGTTTCCTCGTGCTCAGgacaaagtgcatttttatatCAAGCTCAGAGAGCTCCGAGATCAGCTGAAGGGTGTGATCAAGAGCAAGGAGGTCGAAGAAGTGAAATATACCTTTGATCTTGGCTTGGCCAAAG AGGACGCCAAGAGGATTGCCGTCAAGGAAGAGCAGTATGATCCTGGTTATGAGGCAGCTTTCGGAGGAGCTTATGGAGAACCAGCACCTGAAGGGGGCCAAAGCAATGGATATTGTAACTTCTCCACATCTGAGGAGACAG CTCCAGCCAGCACAGCCGAGAAGGTACCAACGAATCCAAACGCTGTTGGCCAAGTTCAGGACGGTCAGTGGATGACGCAGTCTTTCGCCGATCAGATCCCAGACATCGGCAGCTCCTCTCAAGCCCAAACCTGGGGTGTATGA
- the tdg.1 gene encoding thymine DNA glycosylase, tandem duplicate 1 isoform X1, with translation MDERLYGSLPHAPSEYLQQWVQSAQQHLQALQAQYPHMANGNAGFMMEGPREDGVMQQMPVHPEDAAQQAAAAQKAPAKGKRGRPASKEPKAKGEPKAKAKPGPKPKKAKEDKEAPPVEGQEKIDETFKKVKRKVDRFKGMSEEEVMKKTLPDILIPNLDYVIIGINPGLMAAYIGRWFPGPGNHFWKCLFLSGFTEKLLNHMDDQSLPEKYGIGFTNMVERATPGSKDLSSKELREGGKILVEKIKKFKPLIAVFNGKCIYEMFCREIFGKKPKTLEFGLQPHRIPDSETALYLMPSSSARCAQFPRAQDKVHFYIKLRELRDQLKGVIKSKEVEEVKYTFDLGLAKEDAKRIAVKEEQYDPGYEAAFGGAYGEPAPEGGQSNGYCNFSTSEETAPASTAEKVPTNPNAVGQVQDGQWMTQSFADQIPDIGSSSQAQTWGV, from the exons ATGGATGAAAGGCTCTATGGATCTTTGCCCCATGCCCCCTCGGAATACCTCCAACAATG ggtTCAGTCAGCTCAGCAGCATCTGCAGGCCCTTCAGGCTCAGTATCCTCACATGGCTAATGGAAATGCTGGCTTTATGATGGAGGGACCTAGAGAGGATGGGGTCATGCAGCAGATGCCGGTACACCCAGAGGATGCCGCCCAACAGGCTGCTGCTGCACAGAAAG CACCTGCTAAAGGAAAGCGAGGAAGGCCGGCGAGCAAAGAACCCAAAGCCAAAGGTGAACCTAAAGCCAAAGCCAAACCCGGACCTAAACCCAAGAAAGCTAAGGAGGATAAGGAGGCCCCGCCTGTTGAAGGACAGGAGAAGATCGATGAAACCTTCAAGAAAGTCAAGAGGAAAGTCGATCGTTTTAAAGGCATGTCGGAGGAGGAAGTCATGAAGAAGACACTGCCTGACATCCTTATCCCCAATCTGGACTATGTCATT ATCGGAATTAATCCGGGGTTGATGGCGGCCTACATCGGAAGATGGTTCCCTGGACCAGGAAACCATTTTT GGAAGTGCCTGTTCCTGTCTGGATTCACAGAGAAGCTGCTAAATCACATGGATGATCAGAGTTTGCCTGAGAAATACGGCATCGGCTTCACAAATATGGTAGAGAGAGCGACACCAGGAAGCAAAGATCTCTCTAG CAAGGAACTTCGAGAAGGGGGTAAAATTTTAgtggaaaaaataaagaaattcaaGCCACTCATAGCAGTTTTTAACGGGAAAT GTATTTATGAAATGTTCTGTAGGGAGATATTTGGGAAAAAGCCCAAAACGCTTGAGTTTGGTCTACAGCCTCACAGAATTCCTGATTCTGAAACG GCGTTGTACCTAATGCCATCCTCCAGCGCCCGCTGTGCCCAGTTTCCTCGTGCTCAGgacaaagtgcatttttatatCAAGCTCAGAGAGCTCCGAGATCAGCTGAAGGGTGTGATCAAGAGCAAGGAGGTCGAAGAAGTGAAATATACCTTTGATCTTGGCTTGGCCAAAG AGGACGCCAAGAGGATTGCCGTCAAGGAAGAGCAGTATGATCCTGGTTATGAGGCAGCTTTCGGAGGAGCTTATGGAGAACCAGCACCTGAAGGGGGCCAAAGCAATGGATATTGTAACTTCTCCACATCTGAGGAGACAG CTCCAGCCAGCACAGCCGAGAAGGTACCAACGAATCCAAACGCTGTTGGCCAAGTTCAGGACGGTCAGTGGATGACGCAGTCTTTCGCCGATCAGATCCCAGACATCGGCAGCTCCTCTCAAGCCCAAACCTGGGGTGTATGA
- the tdg.2 gene encoding G/T mismatch-specific thymine DNA glycosylase isoform X2 — protein MAVRPPIKMEERQYSSLTAPMDYLQYWYQTSPQQYQPEQVPQYHQMVSAAQFAERPMEDKIMTDLSVHQDPYLDQPQQHHQDPYLDQPHQDPYLDQPQQPHQPSVQQPALPTTPAKGKKRGRPLKSEVKEKTDAEESAKKAKRTLDRFNGMSVEEVMARKLPDVITHNLDMLIIGINPGLLSAFKGRHYPNPGNHFWKCLFLSGLTEEQLNHMHDQTLPERYGIGFTNMVERTTPGSKDLSNKEIREGGHQLLEKLQKYRPLIAVFNGKCIYETFCKEIFGVKAKNLEFGLQPYKVPETETVCYLMPSSSPRCAQFPRAQDKVHFYIKLKELRDQLKGVVKTQEIQETNYTFDVSLAKEDAKRLAIKEEQHDPEYEQNCAHGSWGEPQQAFGVHPSTDTDQVTDNRWTMQPFADQIPDIRCSNNNRTT, from the exons ATGGCAG TAAGACCACCAATTAAGATGGAAGAAAGGCAGTATTCATCTCTGACGGCACCTATGGATTATCTTCAGTACTG gtACCAAACCAGTCCCCAGCAGTACCAGCCAGAGCAGGTGCCGCAGTACCACCAGATGGTTAGTGCCGCCCAGTTCGCCGAGAGACccatggaggacaaaatcatgaCTGATTTATCAGTGCATCAAGATCCATATCTGGATCAACCTCAACAGCACCATCAAGATCCATATCTGGATCAGCCTCATCAAGATCCATATCTGGATCAACCTCAACAGCCTCATCAACCCTCTGTCCAACAACCAG CCCTTCCGACAACTCCAgcaaaaggaaagaaaagggGAAGGCCTCTAAAAAGCGAAGTAAAGGAAAAGACGGATGCTGAAGAATCTGCCAAGAAAGCAAAGAGGACATTAGATCGGTTCAACGGCATGTCAGTGGAGGAAGTCATGGCTAGAAAGCTGCCAGACGTCATCACACATAATCTTGACATGCTGATT ATCGGCATCAATCCTGGACTGTTGTCAGCCTTCAAGGGAAGGCATTATCCAAATCCTGGGAACCATTTTT GGAAGTGCTTGTTTCTCTCCGGGCTGACTGAAGAACAGCTGAACCACATGCACGATCAGACACTACCTGAACGGTATGGAATTGGTTTCACCAATATGGTGGAGAGGACCACACCTGGGAGTAAAGACCTGTCAAA CAAAGAGATCCGTGAAGGTGGACACCAGCTTTTGGAAAAGCTCCAGAAGTACAGACCTTTAATCGCTGTGTTCAATGGAAAAT GTATTTATGAAACATTTTGCAAGGAGATTTTTGGAGTGAAGGCCAAGAACTTAGAGTTCGGATTGCAGCCCTACAAAGTGCCAGAAACGGAGACG GTTTGCTATCTGATGCCATCTTCAAGCCCACGCTGTGCCCAATTTCCTCGTGCTCAAGACAAAGTGCACTTCTACATCAAGCTAAAAGAGCTCAGGGATCAGCTGAAGGGAGTGGTGAAGACTCAGGAGATCCAAGAGACAAACTACACATTTGATGTGTCTCTGGCCAAAG AGGATGCCAAAAGATTGGCAATCAAAGAAGAGCAGCATGACCCTGAGTACGAGCAGAACTGTGCACATGGATCATGGGGGGAACCACAGCAAGCGTTTGGAGTCCATCCTTCTACAGATACAG ACCAGGTAACGGACAACCGGTGGACAATGCAGCCGTTTGCAGACCAGATTCCAGACATCAGATGTAGCAACAACAACCGAACAACCTGA
- the LOC127507289 gene encoding protein brawnin — protein sequence MPAGVSWPRYLRMFAASVLSMFAGAQAVHLYYRPDLTIPEIPPKPGELRTELLGLKERQTDSVSEKQ from the exons ATGCCAGCAGGTGTATCTTGGCCAAGATATCTAAGGATGTTTGCAGCCAGTGTGTTGTCAATGTTTGCTGGAGCACAGGCTGTGCATCTGTATTACCGTCCTGATTTA ACCATTCCAGAGATCCCACCAAAGCCTGGTGAACTGCGAACAGAACTTCTTGGCttgaaagaaagacagacagactcgGTGTCGGAGAAACAGTGA
- the tdg.2 gene encoding G/T mismatch-specific thymine DNA glycosylase isoform X1 has translation MAVRPPIKMEERQYSSLTAPMDYLQYWYQTSPQQYQPEQVPQYHQMVSAAQFAERPMEDKIMTDLSVHQDPYLDQPQQHHQDPYLDQPHQDPYLDQPQQPHQPSVQQPALPTTPAKGKKRGRPLKSEVKEKTDAEESAKKAKRTLDRFNGMSVEEVMARKLPDVITHNLDMLIIGINPGLLSAFKGRHYPNPGNHFWKCLFLSGLTEEQLNHMHDQTLPERYGIGFTNMVERTTPGSKDLSNKEIREGGHQLLEKLQKYRPLIAVFNGKCIYETFCKEIFGVKAKNLEFGLQPYKVPETETVCYLMPSSSPRCAQFPRAQDKVHFYIKLKELRDQLKGVVKTQEIQETNYTFDVSLAKEDAKRLAIKEEQHDPEYEQNCAHGSWGEPQQAFGVHPSTDTGTYILCCVQKEYEQFYVSGACNNCQSSLDQVTDNRWTMQPFADQIPDIRCSNNNRTT, from the exons ATGGCAG TAAGACCACCAATTAAGATGGAAGAAAGGCAGTATTCATCTCTGACGGCACCTATGGATTATCTTCAGTACTG gtACCAAACCAGTCCCCAGCAGTACCAGCCAGAGCAGGTGCCGCAGTACCACCAGATGGTTAGTGCCGCCCAGTTCGCCGAGAGACccatggaggacaaaatcatgaCTGATTTATCAGTGCATCAAGATCCATATCTGGATCAACCTCAACAGCACCATCAAGATCCATATCTGGATCAGCCTCATCAAGATCCATATCTGGATCAACCTCAACAGCCTCATCAACCCTCTGTCCAACAACCAG CCCTTCCGACAACTCCAgcaaaaggaaagaaaagggGAAGGCCTCTAAAAAGCGAAGTAAAGGAAAAGACGGATGCTGAAGAATCTGCCAAGAAAGCAAAGAGGACATTAGATCGGTTCAACGGCATGTCAGTGGAGGAAGTCATGGCTAGAAAGCTGCCAGACGTCATCACACATAATCTTGACATGCTGATT ATCGGCATCAATCCTGGACTGTTGTCAGCCTTCAAGGGAAGGCATTATCCAAATCCTGGGAACCATTTTT GGAAGTGCTTGTTTCTCTCCGGGCTGACTGAAGAACAGCTGAACCACATGCACGATCAGACACTACCTGAACGGTATGGAATTGGTTTCACCAATATGGTGGAGAGGACCACACCTGGGAGTAAAGACCTGTCAAA CAAAGAGATCCGTGAAGGTGGACACCAGCTTTTGGAAAAGCTCCAGAAGTACAGACCTTTAATCGCTGTGTTCAATGGAAAAT GTATTTATGAAACATTTTGCAAGGAGATTTTTGGAGTGAAGGCCAAGAACTTAGAGTTCGGATTGCAGCCCTACAAAGTGCCAGAAACGGAGACG GTTTGCTATCTGATGCCATCTTCAAGCCCACGCTGTGCCCAATTTCCTCGTGCTCAAGACAAAGTGCACTTCTACATCAAGCTAAAAGAGCTCAGGGATCAGCTGAAGGGAGTGGTGAAGACTCAGGAGATCCAAGAGACAAACTACACATTTGATGTGTCTCTGGCCAAAG AGGATGCCAAAAGATTGGCAATCAAAGAAGAGCAGCATGACCCTGAGTACGAGCAGAACTGTGCACATGGATCATGGGGGGAACCACAGCAAGCGTTTGGAGTCCATCCTTCTACAGATACAGGTACATACATATTGTGTTGTGTTCAAAAAGAATATGAACAATTTTATGTGTCCGGTGCTTGTAATAATTGTCAAAGCTCTCTAGACCAGGTAACGGACAACCGGTGGACAATGCAGCCGTTTGCAGACCAGATTCCAGACATCAGATGTAGCAACAACAACCGAACAACCTGA
- the nt5dc3 gene encoding 5'-nucleotidase domain-containing protein 3 produces the protein MPTLSLPLSNLLRNKESFQRLVTLFKYLHTRSGTWSVNTSTLWIRRSQGPKYGLVSRRQGPLGQLTAGNMCTSSSDDKTSWLWSVYNETKRQTQDLIPVISSNFVNPDTIFANNQMSLQDIEIYGFDYDYTLAFYSSHLHTLIFNIARDILIEEHRYPEGLREYDYIPNYVIRGLHYDVQKALLMKIDAFHYIQLGTVYRGLNPVPEKEVIAMYEGSHVPLEIMSDFYGKSSHGHTMKQFMDIFSLPEMTLLSCVNDYFMKHNIDYEPVHLYKDVKEAIGDVHVRGIMYRAVEADIEKYICYAEQTHAVLQKLSKNGKKMFLITNSPLDFVDRGMNYIVGKDWQDLFDVVIVQADKPGFFNDRRKPFRRVTDKGVLLWDRIHRLEKGQIYKQGNLYEFLRLTGWRGSKVLYFGDHIYSDLADLTLKHGWRTGAIIPELRKEIKIMNTEEYVHTMTWLQALTGLLEQMQVHRDPASQMVIQQWINEREEMRLRTKDIFNAQFGSLFRTYHNPTYFSRRLSRFADIYMASLSCLLNYDLQHTFYPRRTPLQHESPIWPEQTSTGAMNIPFQSHRTTTGSD, from the exons ATGCCGACCTTGTCCTTGCCTCTTTCAAACCTGCTCAGAAATAAGGAGAGTTTTCAGAGACTGGTCACGCTCTTTAAGTATCTGCATACTAGAAGCGGGACATGGTCGGTCAATACCAGTACGCTATGGATAAGACGCTCCCAGGGACCGAAATATGGTCTCGTGTCCCGGAGGCAGGGTCCTCTGGGACAACTGACAGCAGGGAACATGTGCACCAGCTCCAGTGATGACAAGACCAGCTGGCTCTGGTCTGTTTACAATGAAACCAAACGGCAAACGCAAG ACTTAATTCCTGTGATATCAAGCAACTTTGTCAACCCAGACACCATCTTTGCCAATAATCAGATGAGTCTGCAGGACATTGAGATCTATGGCTTTGACTATGACTACACACTAGCTTTCTACTCCAGTCACCTTCACACACTCATATTCAACATTGCCCGAGACATCCTCATCGAAGAGCACAGG TATCCAGAGGGATTGAGGGAATATGATTACATCCCTAATTATGTGATTCGTGGTCTGCACTATGATGTCCAAAAG GCCTTACTGATGAAGATTGATGCCTTTCATTATATCCAGCTGGGAACTGTGTACAG GGGTCTTAATCCTGTGCCAGAAAAGGAGGTCATTGCGATGTATGAGGGCTCTCACGTACCCCTCGAGATCATGAGTGACTTCTATGGCAAG AGCTCTCACGGTCACACCATGAAGCAGTTCATGGACATCTTCTCCCTGCCAGAAATGACGCTGCTGTCATGTGTTAATGACTACTTCATGAAGCACAACATTGACTACGAGCCTGTTCATCTTTATAAAGACGTCAAG GAGGCCATTGGAGATGTCCATGTCAGAGGGATTATGTATCGAGCGGTAGAGGCTGATAttg AAAAGTACATCTGTTACGCTGAACAGACACATGCTGTTTTGCAGAAGCTGTCTAAGAATGGGAAGAAGATGTTTTTGATCACCAACAGCCCGCTTGATTTTGT AGATCGAGGCATGAACTATATAGTTGGGAAGGACTGGCAGGACCTGTTTGATGTTGTCATAGTGCAGGCCGACAAGCCAGGCTTTTTCAATGACAGGAGGAA ACCATTCAGACGAGTTACTGATAAAGGCGTGTTGTTATGGGACAGAATTCACCGCCTTGAGAAAGGGCAGATCTATAAACAG ggaaacctgtatgagtttctgcGGCTTACGGGATGGAGGGGTTCAAAGGTTTTGTACTTTGGAGATCACATTTACAGTGACCTTGCC GACCTGACCCTGAAACACGGTTGGAGAACGGGAGCTATCATTCCTGAGCTGCGTAAGGAGATCAAAATCATGAATACTGAGGAATACGTCCACACCATGACCTGGCTGCAGGCCCTGACTGGGCTGCTGGAACAAATGCAG GTGCACCGGGACCCTGCGTCACAAATGGTGATTCAGCAGTGGATCAATGAAAGAGAAGAAATGAG gttacggaccaaagacatcttCAACGCCCAGTTCGGGAGTCTTTTCCGCACGTACCACAACCCAACCTACTTCTCACGGCGTCTTTCCCGCTTTGCCGACATCTACATGGCGTCCCTCAGCTGTCTGCTGAACTACGACCTCCAGCACACCTTCTACCCCAGACGCACACCCCTGCAGCACGAGTCTCCTATCTGGCCCGAGCAGACCAGCACCGGAGCCATGAACATTCCCTTCCAGAGCCACAGAACAACAACCGGATCCGATTAG